One window from the genome of Nisaea sediminum encodes:
- a CDS encoding glutathione S-transferase family protein has product MTIELWGRPTSARTQKVLLALAELGLPYKLTLASATMGADGHVAKGNRAFGVVDTPEYRAMNPNGTVPTIRDGGFVLWESNAILQYLAMTYDPAGFYGNDIRRFASAARWIMWENNELIPPMHNLVKHTIRLPLSERDPGVAQQSLERLEKTWNLVEEQLGRTRHIADDSWSYGDIPMTIRVHRWALLRGTDVLTPNIARYYGVISARPSFEAVRDPDMHVAG; this is encoded by the coding sequence ATGACGATCGAACTCTGGGGCAGGCCGACATCGGCCCGCACGCAGAAGGTCCTGCTGGCGCTGGCGGAACTCGGACTGCCCTACAAGCTGACTCTGGCCAGCGCGACGATGGGGGCCGACGGGCATGTGGCCAAGGGAAACCGGGCCTTCGGGGTCGTCGATACGCCGGAATACCGGGCGATGAATCCGAACGGCACCGTGCCGACGATCCGGGACGGCGGGTTCGTGCTCTGGGAGTCGAACGCGATCCTGCAATATCTCGCCATGACCTACGACCCTGCCGGATTCTACGGCAATGACATAAGGCGCTTCGCGTCGGCGGCGCGCTGGATCATGTGGGAGAATAATGAACTGATCCCGCCGATGCACAATCTGGTGAAACACACGATCCGGCTGCCCCTGTCCGAGCGCGATCCAGGGGTTGCGCAGCAATCTCTGGAGCGGCTCGAAAAGACCTGGAACCTCGTCGAGGAGCAGCTCGGACGCACCCGGCATATCGCCGACGATTCCTGGAGCTACGGCGACATTCCGATGACCATCCGGGTGCATCGCTGGGCTTTGCTGCGCGGCACGGATGTGCTGACCCCGAACATCGCGCGCTACTACGGAGTGATTTCGGCGCGCCCGAGCTTCGAGGCGGTCCGGGATCCGGACATGCATGTGGCGGGATAG